One stretch of Miscanthus floridulus cultivar M001 unplaced genomic scaffold, ASM1932011v1 fs_15_1_2, whole genome shotgun sequence DNA includes these proteins:
- the LOC136530592 gene encoding coatomer subunit beta'-2-like — protein MPLRLDIKRKLAQRSERVKSVDLHPTEPWILSSLYSGSVCVWNYQTQTMVKSFEVTDLPVRSAKFIARKQWVVAGADDMFIRVYNYNTMDKVKVFEAHTDYIRCVAVHPTQPFVLSSSDDMLIKLWDWDKGWVCTQIFEGHSHYVMQVTFNPKDTNTFASASLDRTVKIWSLGSPDPNFTLDGHSKGVNCVDYFTGGDRPYLITGSDDQTAKVWDYQTKSCVQTLEGHAHNVSAVCFHPELPIIITGSEDGTVRMWHSTTYRLENTLNYGLERVWALGYMKGSRRVVIGYDEGTIMIKIGREVPVASMDSSGKIIWAKHNEIQTVNIKSVGADNEIADGDRLPLAVKELGSCDLYPQNLRHNPNGRFVVVCGDGEYIIYTALAWRNRSFGSALEVVWSTDGEYAIRESTSRIKIHSKNFQEKKSIRPSFSAERIFGGVLLAMCTNDFICFYDWAECRLIRRIDVNVKNLYWADSGDLVTIASDTSFYILKYNRDVVSSHLDGGGSAGEEGVEDAFELLHEINERVRTGLWVGDCFIYNNSSWRLNYCVGGEVTTLFHLDRPMYLLGYLANQSRVYLIDKQFNVVGYTLLLSLIEYKTLVMRGDFDRANDVLSSIPKEQYDSVARFLESRGMLEEALEIATDTNYRFDLAVQLGRLEIAKLLCRRLPTEVQSESKWKQLGELAMSNGKLEMAEECLLHAMDLSGLLLLYSSLGDAEGINKLASVAKEQGKNNVSFLCLFMLGKLEECLQLLIESNRIPEAALMARSYLPSKVPEIVALWKKDLQKVNPKAAESLADPNEYPNLFEDWQIALNVEAAVAPKRGIYPPAEEYMIHAERSNESLVEAFKNMHVHEEMVPDDNEDTVHEVIEDGGVEESQEDAVEVDAEDDGVEESQDEAVEVEAEGSTDGAVLVNGNSSEEQWVLTPEQ, from the exons ATG CCGCTCCGGTTGGATATCAAG AGGAAGCTCGCGCAGAGGTCGGAGAGGGTGAAGTCCGTGGATCTGCATCCGACAGAGCCATG GATTTTGTCGAGTCTGTACTCGGGAAGCGTTTGTGTATGGAACTACCAGACTCAG ACAATGGTGAAATCATTTGAAGTCACGGATTTACCAG TTCGTTCGGCTAAATTTATTGCACGTAAGCAATGGGTTGTTGCTGGTGCCGACGATATGTTCATCCGTGTGTACAACTATAACACAATGGACAAGGTCAAGGTTTTTGAAGCTCACACTGACTACATTAGGTGTGTGGCTGTTCATCCAACCCAGCCCTTTGTGCTATCATCGTCCGATGACATGCTGATTAAGCTGTGGGATTGGGATAAAGGCTGGGTGTGTACTCAAATATTCGAAGGGCATTCTCACTATGTGATGCAAGTTACATTTAACCCAAAAGATACCAACACCTTTGCTAGTGCTTCCCTGGATCGCACAGTAAAG ATATGGAGTCTTGGTTCCCCTGACCCAAATTTCACACTAGATGGGCATTCAAAAGGTGTGAACTGTGTTGATTACTTCACTGGTGGTGATCGACCATACTTAATTACTGGCTCTGATGATCAGACTGCAAAG GTTTGGGACTACCAAACAAAGAGCTGCGTTCAAACACTTGAAGGACATGCACATAATGTGTCTGCTGTATGTTTCCATCCAGAGCTACCTATAATAATTACTGGTTCAGAGGATGGGACAGTTCGAATGTGGCATTCTACTACCTACAG GCTTGAGAACACTCTTAACTATGGCCTTGAGCGAGTTTGGGCTTTAGGATATATGAAAGGGTCAAGaag GGTCGTGATCGGATACGATGAAGGGACAATAATGATAAAAATTGGTCGTGAAGTTCCTGTTGCTAGCATGGATAGCAGTGGAAAAATTATATGGGCAAAGCATAATGAAATCCAAACTGTCAATATCAAGAGTGTTGGTGCAGACAATGAG ATCGCAGATGGTGATCGGTTACCATTGGCCGTGAAGGAGTTGGGAAGCTGTGATCTTTATCCACAA AACTTAAGGCACAATCCGAATGGGAGATTTGTTGTTGTATGTGGAGATGGAGAATACATAATATACACAGCATTAGCATGGAGAAACAGATCATTTGGGTCTGCACTTGAAGTTGTTTGGTCAACTGATGGAGAATATGCCATCAGAGAAAGCACCTCGAGGATAAAGATACACAGTAAAAATTTCCAG GAGAAGAAAAGTATAAGGCCATCATTTTCTGCTGAACGGATATTTGGTGGAGTATTACTTGCTATGTGTACAAATGACTTCATTTGCTTCTATGATTGGGCGGAATGCAGATTGATACGTCGAATTGATGTCAATGTGAAG AACCTTTACTGGGCCGACAGTGGTGATTTAGTAACAATTGCAAGTGATACGTCATTCTACATTTTGAAATATAAT AGGGATGTAGTTTCATCTCATTTGGATGGAGGGGGTTCAGCTGGTGAGGAAGGTGTGGAAGATGCCTTTGAACTGCTTCATGAGATCAATGAACGTGTCCGCACTGGGCTATGGGTTGGCGACTGTTTCATCTACAATAATTCTTCATGGCGGCTTAATTACTGTGTAGGAGGAGAG GTCACAACCTTGTTTCACTTGGATCGGCCAATGTATTTACTAGGATATCTTGCAAACCAAAGCCGTGTCTATCTTATTGATAAGCAATTTAA TGTCGTGGGGTATACTTTACTCCTTAGTTTGATCGAGTATAAAACACTTGTAATGCGTGGGGATTTTGATCGTGCGAATGATGTTTTATCATCTATACCAAAGGAACAATATGACAG TGTGGCACGTTTCTTGGAATCACGGGGAATGTTGGAGGAAGCCCTCGAGATAGCAACTGACACTAATTACAGATTTGACTTGGCTGTGCAGCTTGGTCGACTTGAAATTGCGAAG TTGCTTTGCAGGCGATTGCCTACCGAGGTGCAAAGTGAGTCCAAGTGGAAGCAATTAGGGGAGTTAGCTATGTCTAATGGAAAG CTTGAGATGGCAGAGGAGTGTCTTCTACATGCTATGGATCTCAGTGGTTTGTTGCTTTTGTATTCTTCCCTTGGGGATGCCGAAGGCATTAACAAATTGGCATCTGTAGCCAAAGAACAAGGAAAGAACAACGTTTCTTTCCTTTGTTTATTCATGCTAGGAAAGCTGGAAGAGTGTCTTCAATTGCTAATAGAAAG CAATCGTATTCCGGAAGCAGCATTGATGGCCAGATCTTATCTTCCTAGCAAAGTCCCTGAGATTGTAGCATTGTGGAAAAAGGATCTCCAGAAG GTAAACCCAAAAGCAGCAGAGTCGCTGGCTGATCCTAATGAGTACCCAAACTTATTTGAAGACTGGCAGATTGCTCTCAATGTAGAAGCTGCTGTTGCCCCGAAAAG GGGTATCTATCCACCGGCCGAGGAGTACATGATTCATGCTGAAAGGTCAAATGAGAGTTTAGTGGAAGCTTTTAAAAATATGCATGTACATGAAGAGATGGTACCAGATGATAATGAAGATACTGTTCACGAG GTTATTGAGGATGGTGGAGTAGAagagagtcaagaagatgctgtTGAGGTTGATGCAGAGGATGACGGAGTAGAAGAAAGTCAAGATGAAGCTGTTGAGGTTGAGGCTGAGGGTTCAACTGATGGTGCTGTCCTTGTGAATGGAAACAGTAGTGAGGAACAGTGGG TGCTGACTCCTGAGCAATAG
- the LOC136530591 gene encoding probable ADP-ribosylation factor GTPase-activating protein AGD14 isoform X2, translating to MAKFTAQEVTALQEGGNERAREVFFKEWDPQRNGYPDSSNADKLRNFIKHVYVERRYTGERSTDRPPRAKDDKDEYSENRRSDGNWGGSRSPPNGSYSDRRSYSGRSDDRNSRYSYGDRSPGYDQNDYKKSPRYFEVVDDRSGKTTPVQRFEDRRFSEPRKPDSGSPDFQKEADGSSLVVRPVRDILGDNAPQLRVGEPSKPATEPPKPSVVRPLDPPKPSVVRPIDPPKPNGTRSIDPPPLTKTISSASSIGSSEGTSEQTKVATAVSLIDFSADPEPASTAPPQPTPLPQQPPVNAAASQPVLEQGKSAPSVSGGDWASFDAFGQQQTPQTSSSVNPLESALAQLSFSEAPSAPNASAYPASLDPTLKANDGHSSVLDHSHSLFDAPFGISGNQASTVMSGQGSSVQQSPLAAPTAGLPSQATANPQGTSGIQGAASSTDSKFSGRKELPADIFTALYPPSTLMMPGWQRAPQFGMGYAMQYPPGVFQGMQAYPHGAFPQPTYQQPVYSQHAYSHPQPVKASNPFDLGNESAPIQAHMPPSGPPGGASGPAPQTLIGNSSFGVPPQQPHQLYQSAAHPSHFMMQQVPNSKPMPEQQPNSMLATQQGLGSFNMGFNQQAPPRYPQPNTPPSYGSVGGSNPFG from the exons ATGGCCAAATTTACTGCACAAGAAGTTACTGCCCTTCAAGAAGGGggaaatgag CGTGCTAGAGAAGTATTTTTCAAGGAATGGGATCCTCAACGAAATGGATACCCTGACAGCAG TAATGCGGACAAATTGAGAAATTTCATCAAGCATGTGTATGTGGAACGGAGATACACAGGAGAAAGAAGTACTGATAGGCCACCAAGGGCAAAG GATGACAAGGATGAGTATAGTGAAAATAGGAGGTCTGATGGAAATTGGGGTGGTTCAAGAAGTCCGCCAAATGGAAGTTACTCTGATCGTCGGAGTTATAGTGGACGGAGTGATGACAGAAATTCCAGATATTCCTATGGGGACCGTAGTCCTGGCTATGACCAAAATGACTATAAGAAAAGTCCTCGCTACTTTGAGGTTGTCGATGATAGATCTGGAAAAACAACTCCAGTTCAAAGGTTTGAAGACCGGAGGTTTTCAGAGCCCAGAAAGCCAGATAGTGGGTCTCCAGActtccagaaagaagctgatgGTTCTAGTCTTGTTGTACGGCCAGTGAGGGATATATTGGGTGACAACGCTCCTCAGCTTCGGGTTGGTGAGCCTTCAAAGCCAGCTACTGAACCTCCAAAGCCAAGTGTAGTCAGACCACTTGATCCTCCAAAGCCAAGTGTAGTCAGACCAATTGATCCTCCAAAGCCAAATGGAACCAGGTCAATTGATCCTCCACCACTGACAAAG ACAATATCTAGTGCAAGCAGCATTGGTTCTTCAGAAGGGACATCGGAACAGACAAAGGTGGCAACTGCAGTGAGTTTAATTGATTTTAGTGCAGATCCTGAACCTGCATCCACAGCACCACCACAGCCGACCCCTTTGCCACAACAGCCTCCAGTTAATGCAGCAGCATCACAGCCTGTTCTTGAACAAGGGAAAAGTGCTCCTTCTGTCAGTGGCGGTGACTGGGCATCTTTTGATGCTTTTGGCCAACAACAAACACCACAAACAAGCAGCAGTGTAAATCCCCTTGAGTCTGCACTTGCACAGCTGTCATTCTCCGAAGCACCCTCTGCACCAAATGCGTCAGCTTATCCTGCTTCTCTTGATCCCACTTTGAAAGCAAATGATGGACATTCATCTGTCCTAGACCATTCACATTCCTTGTTTGATGCGCCCTTTGGAATCTCAGGCAACCAG GCCTCAACAGTAATGTCTGGCCAAGGATCATCAGTTCAACAATCTCCTCTAGCTGCCCCTACGGCTGGACTTCCATCTCAAGCTACTGCAAATCCACAAGGAACCAGTGGTATTCAAGGAGCAGCCTCTTCTACTGACAGTAAATTCAGTGGCAGGAAAGAACTTCCAGCG GATATCTTCACTGCACTGTATCCACCATCAACTCTAATGATGCCTGGTTGGCAGAGAGCTCCCCAATTTGGAATGGGATACGCCATGCAATATCCACCTGGAGTG TTCCAGGGAATGCAAGCATATCCTCATGGAGCATTTCCTCAGCCTACATATCAGCAACCTGTGTATTCGCAACATGCATATTCCCACCCCCAGCCTGTGAAAGCTTCGAACCCTTTTGATCTTGGGAATGAGTCAGCTCCAATTCAAGCTCACATG CCCCCATCTGGGCCACCAGGAGGAGCATCAGGCCCTGCTCCCCAAACCTTAATTGGCAACTCTAGTTTTGGTGTTCCTCCACAGCAGCCTCACCAGCTCTACCAGTCAGCTGCACATCCAA GCCATTTCATGATGCAGCAAGTTCCGAACAGCAAGCCCATGCCCGAGCAACAACCTAATAGCATGCTTGCAAC GCAACAAGGTTTGGGTTCCTTCAACATGGGTTTTAATCAGCAAGCTCCTCCCAGATACCCGCAGCCAAACACCCCACCTTCCTACGGCTCCGTTGGGGGTAGTAATCCATTTGGCTAA
- the LOC136530591 gene encoding probable ADP-ribosylation factor GTPase-activating protein AGD14 isoform X1 — MASRVKEDERHEKIIRGLLKLPANKRCINCNNLGPQYVCTNFWTFVCTNCSGAHREFTHRVKSVSMAKFTAQEVTALQEGGNERAREVFFKEWDPQRNGYPDSSNADKLRNFIKHVYVERRYTGERSTDRPPRAKDDKDEYSENRRSDGNWGGSRSPPNGSYSDRRSYSGRSDDRNSRYSYGDRSPGYDQNDYKKSPRYFEVVDDRSGKTTPVQRFEDRRFSEPRKPDSGSPDFQKEADGSSLVVRPVRDILGDNAPQLRVGEPSKPATEPPKPSVVRPLDPPKPSVVRPIDPPKPNGTRSIDPPPLTKTISSASSIGSSEGTSEQTKVATAVSLIDFSADPEPASTAPPQPTPLPQQPPVNAAASQPVLEQGKSAPSVSGGDWASFDAFGQQQTPQTSSSVNPLESALAQLSFSEAPSAPNASAYPASLDPTLKANDGHSSVLDHSHSLFDAPFGISGNQASTVMSGQGSSVQQSPLAAPTAGLPSQATANPQGTSGIQGAASSTDSKFSGRKELPADIFTALYPPSTLMMPGWQRAPQFGMGYAMQYPPGVFQGMQAYPHGAFPQPTYQQPVYSQHAYSHPQPVKASNPFDLGNESAPIQAHMPPSGPPGGASGPAPQTLIGNSSFGVPPQQPHQLYQSAAHPSHFMMQQVPNSKPMPEQQPNSMLATQQGLGSFNMGFNQQAPPRYPQPNTPPSYGSVGGSNPFG, encoded by the exons ATGGCGAGCCGGGTCAAGGAGGACGAGCGGCACGAGAAGATCATCCGCGGCCTGCTCAAGCTGCCCGCCAACAAGCGCTGCATCaactgcaacaatttg GGACCACAGTATGTCTGCACAAATTTCTGGACCTTTGTTTGTACCAATTGCAGTGGAGCACA TCGAGAGTTCACGCATCGAGTAAAATCAGTTTCCATGGCCAAATTTACTGCACAAGAAGTTACTGCCCTTCAAGAAGGGggaaatgag CGTGCTAGAGAAGTATTTTTCAAGGAATGGGATCCTCAACGAAATGGATACCCTGACAGCAG TAATGCGGACAAATTGAGAAATTTCATCAAGCATGTGTATGTGGAACGGAGATACACAGGAGAAAGAAGTACTGATAGGCCACCAAGGGCAAAG GATGACAAGGATGAGTATAGTGAAAATAGGAGGTCTGATGGAAATTGGGGTGGTTCAAGAAGTCCGCCAAATGGAAGTTACTCTGATCGTCGGAGTTATAGTGGACGGAGTGATGACAGAAATTCCAGATATTCCTATGGGGACCGTAGTCCTGGCTATGACCAAAATGACTATAAGAAAAGTCCTCGCTACTTTGAGGTTGTCGATGATAGATCTGGAAAAACAACTCCAGTTCAAAGGTTTGAAGACCGGAGGTTTTCAGAGCCCAGAAAGCCAGATAGTGGGTCTCCAGActtccagaaagaagctgatgGTTCTAGTCTTGTTGTACGGCCAGTGAGGGATATATTGGGTGACAACGCTCCTCAGCTTCGGGTTGGTGAGCCTTCAAAGCCAGCTACTGAACCTCCAAAGCCAAGTGTAGTCAGACCACTTGATCCTCCAAAGCCAAGTGTAGTCAGACCAATTGATCCTCCAAAGCCAAATGGAACCAGGTCAATTGATCCTCCACCACTGACAAAG ACAATATCTAGTGCAAGCAGCATTGGTTCTTCAGAAGGGACATCGGAACAGACAAAGGTGGCAACTGCAGTGAGTTTAATTGATTTTAGTGCAGATCCTGAACCTGCATCCACAGCACCACCACAGCCGACCCCTTTGCCACAACAGCCTCCAGTTAATGCAGCAGCATCACAGCCTGTTCTTGAACAAGGGAAAAGTGCTCCTTCTGTCAGTGGCGGTGACTGGGCATCTTTTGATGCTTTTGGCCAACAACAAACACCACAAACAAGCAGCAGTGTAAATCCCCTTGAGTCTGCACTTGCACAGCTGTCATTCTCCGAAGCACCCTCTGCACCAAATGCGTCAGCTTATCCTGCTTCTCTTGATCCCACTTTGAAAGCAAATGATGGACATTCATCTGTCCTAGACCATTCACATTCCTTGTTTGATGCGCCCTTTGGAATCTCAGGCAACCAG GCCTCAACAGTAATGTCTGGCCAAGGATCATCAGTTCAACAATCTCCTCTAGCTGCCCCTACGGCTGGACTTCCATCTCAAGCTACTGCAAATCCACAAGGAACCAGTGGTATTCAAGGAGCAGCCTCTTCTACTGACAGTAAATTCAGTGGCAGGAAAGAACTTCCAGCG GATATCTTCACTGCACTGTATCCACCATCAACTCTAATGATGCCTGGTTGGCAGAGAGCTCCCCAATTTGGAATGGGATACGCCATGCAATATCCACCTGGAGTG TTCCAGGGAATGCAAGCATATCCTCATGGAGCATTTCCTCAGCCTACATATCAGCAACCTGTGTATTCGCAACATGCATATTCCCACCCCCAGCCTGTGAAAGCTTCGAACCCTTTTGATCTTGGGAATGAGTCAGCTCCAATTCAAGCTCACATG CCCCCATCTGGGCCACCAGGAGGAGCATCAGGCCCTGCTCCCCAAACCTTAATTGGCAACTCTAGTTTTGGTGTTCCTCCACAGCAGCCTCACCAGCTCTACCAGTCAGCTGCACATCCAA GCCATTTCATGATGCAGCAAGTTCCGAACAGCAAGCCCATGCCCGAGCAACAACCTAATAGCATGCTTGCAAC GCAACAAGGTTTGGGTTCCTTCAACATGGGTTTTAATCAGCAAGCTCCTCCCAGATACCCGCAGCCAAACACCCCACCTTCCTACGGCTCCGTTGGGGGTAGTAATCCATTTGGCTAA